Genomic window (Methanomassiliicoccales archaeon):
GATAAAGAGGAGCATGCAGAGGAAGAGGATGGGGAAGCTTTCATGGATCGCTCTTTTGACCTCTCTCCTTGAAGTGAGTGTATACTTCGCCCCTATGCCGATGGTAGCGATCATGAAAACGATTGATGATATATCGATCAACTCCCCCCACCCCGCTTTCTTAATATCCAACATCAGAATGGCGGCCATGTTTAACAAGGGCAGCGTTATTATATCGCCTACGGTAGTGATGATGGGGCAAGAGATGTTGTCAATATCCCAGCTCCTCTTAAAGCCAAGGTAAGCTATGAGGATGTTCGTAAAGATGAGGATAAAACCTGCGGGGATGCCTGCCACCACTGAGATGAAAACGAAATCTAGGACCCCAATATTCTTTATTCCAAGAAAATCAGAGATGAAGTCGACGCACAAACCCATGGCCATGGACATGATCGTCATCAGCACCATGGCGATGGCAAAATTATCCCTCAGGATTGATCCGCGGTTGAATGAGAGTTCGAAAACTCCTGTGTTTAAAGCCGTTCCTAGTCTGCTACCAACGGCACCGAAGATCGCACCTCTAATTCCGATTGCAGCGGGGATGAGGATCATCAGACCAGGCAAAAGGGCGAGTGTGTCGCTCATCGCGCCCAGTACTAGTCCTGCGATGAGGCCTGCTAATGATGAAATGGTGACAGCGGTGATCCCTAGCGACAGCACATGTCTGTTCTTTGAAAGGAACGAGAGAATGACCTTCACAGGGATCACCTCTTTCTTCGAAGGTCCTGTTCATGGTCGCTCACCCGTACTGTGCTAAATTGGTGGTTGCAATTCAATGTCTTCTTATTTAAATCTGTTTGAATAAAATCACAAAATCCCTGATTAGATTTGAACCGTGATCATTTAATGACGGAACCGTGTAAGGGTTTATGTTTCAAGCATCATAAAAATGAAATGAGAATTATGTTTCTGGGAAATCTTTTATACGCCGTGTCTCATCAATGATGAAAATGTCAGAGTTGTCCGTTGTCTTCGGCTTTATC
Coding sequences:
- a CDS encoding magnesium transporter, which translates into the protein MKVILSFLSKNRHVLSLGITAVTISSLAGLIAGLVLGAMSDTLALLPGLMILIPAAIGIRGAIFGAVGSRLGTALNTGVFELSFNRGSILRDNFAIAMVLMTIMSMAMGLCVDFISDFLGIKNIGVLDFVFISVVAGIPAGFILIFTNILIAYLGFKRSWDIDNISCPIITTVGDIITLPLLNMAAILMLDIKKAGWGELIDISSIVFMIATIGIGAKYTLTSRREVKRAIHESFPILFLCMLLFILAGTVIEQRLEYLITFPALLVFIPPFLDTGGNLGGILSSRLASKLHMGLIEQRMVPNRLVLEDFASIYLISLWVYPLLGFSIHCISPSIGLESPGALAMVIIATFSGLLIISILNIIAYFTAIYSYKLNLDPDNFGVPITTAVVDLCGAVVLTVVINFTLG